One region of Chanodichthys erythropterus isolate Z2021 chromosome 24, ASM2448905v1, whole genome shotgun sequence genomic DNA includes:
- the parvb gene encoding beta-parvin isoform X2, which translates to MDSMSDLHEEGKNAINAPLLHATPELLPEDTLLEENAERTILDPTSREDLNFKDLQKVLIDWINSELEEDRIIVKDLEEDLYDGQVLQKLFEKLSGYKLNVAEVTQSEIGQKQKLQTVLEAVNGVLRPLEWNTEWSVDSIHSKNLVSIVYLLLALAMYYAAPIRLPEHVSVQVIVVKKKEGILQTAHVTKQLTSTTTEMMIGRSERDAFDTLLDHAPDKLNVVKTSLITFVNKHLNKLNLEVTELESQFADGVYLVLLMGLLENYFVPLYNFYLTPESFEQKVHNVAFAFELMQDGGLQKPKARPEDVVNLNLKSTLRVLYNLFTNYKNSD; encoded by the exons AGGAAAATGCAGAAAGGACCATTTTAGACCCCACGTCCAGAGAAGACCTCAATTTCAAAGACCTGCAGAAG GTTCTCATTGACTGGATCAACAGTGAACTGGAGGAGGACCGAATCATCGTAAAAGACCTTGAAGAAGATCTGTATGATGGACAGGTCCTGCAAAAACTGTTTG AGAAGCTGTCGGGTTATAAGCTGAATGTGGCGGAGGTGACGCAGTCAGAGATCGGACAGAAGCAGAAGCTGCAGACGGTTCTGGAAGCCGTTAATGGAGTTCTCAGACCGCTGGAGTGGAACACAGAGTGGAGTGTCGACT CCATCCACTCGAAGAACCTGGTGTCCATCGTGTACCTGCTGCTGGCACTGGCCATGTATTACGCAGCTCCCATCCGCTTACCTGAGCATGTGTCCGTCCAGGTGATCGTGGTCAAG AAAAAAGAGGGAATCCTGCAGACTGCTCATGTGACCAAACAACTCACAAGTACTACAACAGA AATGATGATCGGAAGGTCAG AACGTGATGCTTTTGACACCTTATTGGATCATGCACCTGACAAACTGAATGTAGTGAAAACG TCGCTGATCACATTTGTGAATAAACACTTGAACAAACTGAACCTGGAGGTTACGGAACTGGAATCACAG TTTGCAGATGGTGTCTATCTGGTGTTGCTGATGGGACTGTTGGAAAATTACTTTGTTCCCCTGTACAACTTCTACCTCACGCCAGAAAGCTTCGAACAAAAG GTACATAATGTCGCATTTGCTTTTGAGCTCATGCAGGATGGTGGATTACAGAAACCCAAAGCTCGACCAGAAG ATGTGGTGAACTTGAATCTGAAGTCAACTCTCAGGGTGCTGTATAACCTTTTCACAAACTACAAAAACTCAGACTAA
- the parvg gene encoding gamma-parvin, with the protein MADYGAEEKKDEFGNLQGAERRFIQPTSLGDPKLNKLKEVLVDWINKTLKVEHIVVRSLEEDLYDGLVLHHLLRRLAGVQLHVEEIALSTDVQIRKLDVILTALNETLELNEETAKWSVKLIHSKDLLSTLHLLVAIVRRFQPDLVLPVNVSVEVIQCEVTKGGIKADKQTEFITFQSDSGEELERESTKECPIDELFKLEAHKIETVKKAILHFVNKNMSSLGLNVTDVDKQFADGVILLLLIGQLEGFFIPLCDFFLCPVGSSEMLHNVTLALDLLIDRGFPVQSIDPQDIVSQDVPATVKVLYYLFKRHKHK; encoded by the exons ATGGCAGACTATGGAGCTGAGGAGAAAAAGGACGAATTCGGCAATCTTCAGG GAGCAGAGAGAAGATTCATTCAACCGACATCTTTAGGCGACCCCAAACTCAACAAACTTAAAGAG GTTTTGGTCGACTGGATCAACAAAACCCTGAAAGTTGAACACATTGTGGTGCGATCGCTGGAGGAAGACCTCTATGACGGACTCGTCCTTCATCACCTGTTAC GCAGGTTAGCAGGTGTTCAGTTACATGTAGAGGAGATTGCATTGAGTACTGATGTCCAGATACGGAAACTAGATGTGATCCTGACAGCCCTGAACGAGACCTTAGAGCTTAATGAGGAAACAGCTAAATGGAGCGTTAAAC TCATTCACAGCAAGGACCTGTTGTCTACATTACATCTTCTGGTTGCTATTGTGAGGCGTTTCCAACCCGATCTGGTCCTGCCTGTAAACGTCAGCGTGGAGGTCATCCAGTGTGAG GTCACAAAAGGTGGCATCAAGGCAGATAAGCAGACAGAATTCATCACATTTCAAAG TGATTCCGGTGAAGAGCTTGAGAGAGAATCTACCA AGGAATGTCCCATTGATGAGCTCTTCAAGCTGGAGGCTCACAAAATTGAGACCGTGAAAAAG GCCATTTTGCACTTTGTGAATAAGAACATGTCATCTCTGGGACTAAATGTGACCGACGTCGACAAACAG TTTGCAGACGGAGTGATCCTGCTCTTGTTGATCGGTCAGTTGGAAGGCTTCTTCATTCCACTGTGCGACTTCTTCCTTTGTCCTGTTGGGAGCTCAGAAATG CTCCATAATGTGACACTTGCATTGGATCTCCTCATAGACCGAGGGTTTCCGGTTCAATCCATAGACCCTCAAG ACATTGTTTCCCAAGATGTTCCAGCCACTGTGAAAGTGCTGTATTACTTATTCAAGAGGCACAAACACAAATAG